The following coding sequences lie in one Brettanomyces bruxellensis chromosome 6, complete sequence genomic window:
- a CDS encoding uncharacterized protein (BUSCO:EOG092619L1), which yields MSLEKTATIAANPSTTRGLSVHLSYDPRTNRITYASGKSIFLRSVEDPSKCTQYTGHKAATTVATFSPSGYYVASGDESGIVRVWDCASDDLILKGEYPILSGRINAIAWDADSKRIIAVGDGKERYGHCFTYDSGNTVGEISGHTSQVNAVAIRPCRPYRAATVSDDAGLVFYQGPPFKFVQSVRGKHTNFVRDVKFSPSGGHVVSVGADRSIVLYEGKTGQFERQISNAHDGGIFAVDWCDEKSFVTCSADSTVRLWSVDSPEKPEKTWKMSGKTTANQLLGVVRTKDYVIVLNLSGDLYYFDDSSESAVKTVFAHQKSITALSVLADRVFTGSYDGRILAWDSQGKQGKLVRGDDAHTNLVVGICPVAKDRLVSAAWDDTVASIDASALHVSRLASLEEQPIQIAASEGFFAVITESKVAVYSSDGKIVCELKLAFTPSAVAISKSYVVVSDSATFKSHVYDKNLKPASGKDLKPMRGKPSFAKISPDENFLAVGDSNGKIFCYNLSSGELVTSRWAFHTSRITSISWNEDNDHVIASSLDTNLIVYSVSKPVRNVKAMNTHKEGVSGVEWIGPNRAVSVGADACLKFWDVVFK from the coding sequence ATGTCGCTCGAGAAAACAGCTACAATTGCAGCCAATCCATCCACCACTCGAGGATTGTCAGTTCATCTCTCCTATGACCCAAGAACAAACAGAATCACATATGCGAGTGGTAAAAGCATCTTCCTCCGCTCCGTGGAAGATCCTTCCAAGTGTACGCAGTACACAGGGCACAAGGCTGCAACCACAGTGGCGACATTCTCGCCCTCCGGCTACTATGTGGCCTCTGGAGATGAAAGCGGAATTGTGAGAGTCTGGGATTGTGCATCAGACGACCTGATTCTCAAAGGGGAGTACCCGATATTGAGCGGCCGCATAAACGCAATTGCCTGGGATGCAGACTCAAAGCGGATTATTGCCGTTGGAGACGGAAAGGAGAGATATGGCCACTGCTTCACGTACGATTCTGGAAATACCGTCGGCGAGATTTCTGGACACACATCACAGGTCAATGCCGTTGCCATCAGGCCCTGCCGGCCATACCGGGCTGCCACGGTGTCTGACGATGCTGGCCTGGTGTTCTACCAGGGCCCACCTTTCAAGTTTGTCCAGTCTGTCCGCGGTAAGCACACGAATTTCGTCCGGGATGTAAAATTCTCTCCTTCGGGTGGCCACGTTGTTTCTGTCGGTGCAGACCGCAGCATCGTCTTGTACGAGGGCAAAACGGGGCAGTTCGAAAGGCAGATCAGCAACGCCCATGATGGTGGCATCTTTGCGGTCGATTGGTGCGACGAAAAGTCGTTTGTCACGTGTTCTGCCGACTCTACTGTCCGTCTTTGGTCCGTTGACTCCCCGGAAAAGCCCGAGAAAACCTGGAAAATGAGTGGTAAAACCACTGCAAACCAACTTCTCGGTGTTGTCCGGACCAAGGACTATGTCATAGTGCTAAACCTCTCGGGCGATCTCTACTACTTTGACGATTCCTCCGAATCAGCCGTGAAAACCGTCTTTGCACACCAAAAATCCATCACCGCACTCTCTGTGCTTGCAGATCGGGTATTCACCGGCAGTTACGACGGACGGATCCTCGCATGGGACTCGCAGGGCAAGCAGGGAAAGCTTGTGCGGGGAGATGATGCCCACACCAACTTGGTTGTCGGTATCTGCCCGGTTGCAAAGGACAGACTCGTCTCGGCCGCTTGGGACGATACAGTTGCGTcaatcgacgcgtcggcACTGCACGTCTCTCGCCTCGCCTCCTTGGAGGAGCAGCCGATCCAGATTGCCGCCTCTGAGGGTTTCTTTGCCGTTATTACAGAGTCCAAGGTTGCCGTTTACAGCTCGGATGGAAAAATCGTATGCGAGCTAAAGCTAGCTTTTACTCCAAGTGCTGTTGCCATCTCGAAGAGCTATGTTGTGGTTTCGGACTCTGCAACATTCAAGTCTCACGTGTACGACAAAAACCTTAAGCCTGCATCTGGTAAGGACTTGAAGCCTATGAGAGGCAAGCCTTCTTTTGCGAAAATATCGCCCGACGAGAATTTCCTTGCTGTTGGAGATTCGAACGGAAAGATCTTCTGCTATAATCTTTCATCTGGTGAGCTCGTGACCTCCAGGTGGGCATTTCACACCTCCAGAATCACGTCTATATCCTGGAATGAGGACAATGATCACGTCATCGCCTCGTCCTTGGATACTAATTTGATCGTGTACTCAGTTTCCAAGCCGGTGAGAAATGTCAAGGCTATGAATACGCATAAAGAGGGTGTTAGTGGTGTCGAGTGGATAGGACCAAATCGCGCTGTTAGTGTTGGTGCCGATGCCTGCTTGAAGTTCTGGGATGTTGTCTTCAAATAG